A window from Salvia miltiorrhiza cultivar Shanhuang (shh) chromosome 2, IMPLAD_Smil_shh, whole genome shotgun sequence encodes these proteins:
- the LOC131010688 gene encoding uncharacterized protein LOC131010688 isoform X3, translating to MEILLFYFTKEESIIHIADSPSPIGNSQKKNFAMLDSDDLASLSLSSPIKRFNNVEFSGVEEVLVDRALDQYLDALYEKRGSTRENALASTIEAFNNSIQHEFTEEKFATLLHQCLNSIKRGSSKEVTLASHVIGLLAVTVGSGEKAREILEESVSPISESLKSTLETSKILSLLACLAVITFVGGEEAEDTEKSMQIMWQVAHPKLGSNVSAAKPPAAVISMVITVWSFLLTTIDGRALNPRSWQNSMSFLSTLLDKDDRAVRIAVGQALALIFEIGSLQKFCGESKVSGHTCIEGNDSRKTMYINGLKTKVINQMRDLSVEAGGRGSVKKDLINQRNTFRDIVDFLENGHTPETSTKIGRELLLTSSWSQMIQFFNS from the exons GAAATTCTCAAAAAAAGAATTTTGCAATGCTGGATTCCGATGATCTAGCTAGCTTGAGCTTGTCATCACCTATTAAGCGCTTCAACAATGTCGAGTTCTCTGGTGTGGAAGAAGTGTTGGTTGATAGAGCGCTTGATCAATACTTGGATGCTTTGTACGAGAAGAG GGGTTCTACTAGAGAAAATGCTTTGGCATCAACTATTGAAGCCTTCAACAATAGCATACAGCATGAGTTCACCGAAGAGAA GTTTGCTACATTGTTGCATCAGTGCTTGAATTCAATCAAAAGGGGATCTTCGAAGGAGGTTACCTTGGCATCTCACGTGATAG GGCTTCTAGCAGTGACTGTTGGTTCCGGGGAGAAAGCACGAGAGATCTTGGAAGAATCGGTCTCTCCAATATCAGAATCTCTTAAATCAACACTTGAAACATCTAAAATATTATCA TTGCTTGCATGTTTGGCTGTTATCACTTTTGTTGGTGGAGAAGAAGCTGAGGACACAGAGAAATCAATGCAAATAATGTGGCAAGTAGCTCACCCAAAATTGGGTTCCAAC GTCTCTGCTGCTAAACCTCCAGCAGCAGTGATAAGTATGGTGATTACTGTGTGGTCATTTCTTCTTACCACAATAGATGGAAGGGCTCTCAACCCGAGAAGCTGGCAGAA TTCAATGTCCTTTCTTTCGACTCTACTGGACAAGGACGACAGGGCAGTTCGCATTGCTGTTGGTCAAGCACTTGCTTTAATCTTCGAGATAGGGAGCCTACAAAAGTTCTGTGGGGAGTCGAAAGTCTCTGGTCATACTTGTATTGAAGGGAATGATTCTCGGAAAACAATGTACATAAATGGATTAAAGACTAAAGTCATTAACCAAATGCGAGACCTCTCTGTTGAGGCAGGTGGTAGGGGTTCCGTCAAGAAAGATCTGATTAACCAGAGGAACACATTTCGTGATATTGTGGATTTTCTCGAG AATGGTCACACCCCAGAAACCTCGACAAAGATTGGCCGAGAGTTATTACTTACAAGTTCATGGTCTCAAATGATACAG TTCTTCAATAGTTGA
- the LOC131010688 gene encoding uncharacterized protein LOC131010688 isoform X2, with protein sequence MGRRNSQKKNFAMLDSDDLASLSLSSPIKRFNNVEFSGVEEVLVDRALDQYLDALYEKRGSTRENALASTIEAFNNSIQHEFTEEKFATLLHQCLNSIKRGSSKEVTLASHVIGLLAVTVGSGEKAREILEESVSPISESLKSTLETSKILSLLACLAVITFVGGEEAEDTEKSMQIMWQVAHPKLGSNVSAAKPPAAVISMVITVWSFLLTTIDGRALNPRSWQNSMSFLSTLLDKDDRAVRIAVGQALALIFEIGSLQKFCGESKVSGHTCIEGNDSRKTMYINGLKTKVINQMRDLSVEAGGRGSVKKDLINQRNTFRDIVDFLENGHTPETSTKIGRELLLTSSWSQMIQLNFLKHFLAGGFVKHMHENPFLHDVFDFTPEIKLAHHMSAVEKRMYRSPNSALNKARTQFLNKQRVISKDKHSGYYAVGLVDA encoded by the exons GAAATTCTCAAAAAAAGAATTTTGCAATGCTGGATTCCGATGATCTAGCTAGCTTGAGCTTGTCATCACCTATTAAGCGCTTCAACAATGTCGAGTTCTCTGGTGTGGAAGAAGTGTTGGTTGATAGAGCGCTTGATCAATACTTGGATGCTTTGTACGAGAAGAG GGGTTCTACTAGAGAAAATGCTTTGGCATCAACTATTGAAGCCTTCAACAATAGCATACAGCATGAGTTCACCGAAGAGAA GTTTGCTACATTGTTGCATCAGTGCTTGAATTCAATCAAAAGGGGATCTTCGAAGGAGGTTACCTTGGCATCTCACGTGATAG GGCTTCTAGCAGTGACTGTTGGTTCCGGGGAGAAAGCACGAGAGATCTTGGAAGAATCGGTCTCTCCAATATCAGAATCTCTTAAATCAACACTTGAAACATCTAAAATATTATCA TTGCTTGCATGTTTGGCTGTTATCACTTTTGTTGGTGGAGAAGAAGCTGAGGACACAGAGAAATCAATGCAAATAATGTGGCAAGTAGCTCACCCAAAATTGGGTTCCAAC GTCTCTGCTGCTAAACCTCCAGCAGCAGTGATAAGTATGGTGATTACTGTGTGGTCATTTCTTCTTACCACAATAGATGGAAGGGCTCTCAACCCGAGAAGCTGGCAGAA TTCAATGTCCTTTCTTTCGACTCTACTGGACAAGGACGACAGGGCAGTTCGCATTGCTGTTGGTCAAGCACTTGCTTTAATCTTCGAGATAGGGAGCCTACAAAAGTTCTGTGGGGAGTCGAAAGTCTCTGGTCATACTTGTATTGAAGGGAATGATTCTCGGAAAACAATGTACATAAATGGATTAAAGACTAAAGTCATTAACCAAATGCGAGACCTCTCTGTTGAGGCAGGTGGTAGGGGTTCCGTCAAGAAAGATCTGATTAACCAGAGGAACACATTTCGTGATATTGTGGATTTTCTCGAG AATGGTCACACCCCAGAAACCTCGACAAAGATTGGCCGAGAGTTATTACTTACAAGTTCATGGTCTCAAATGATACAG TTGAACTTCCTCAAGCATTTTCTAGCTGGTGGATTCGTGAAGCACATGCAC GAGAATCCATTTCTTCATGATGTATTTGATTTCACTCCGGAGATAAAGCTTGCTCACCACATGTCTGCAGTTGAAAAG